In Tripterygium wilfordii isolate XIE 37 chromosome 17, ASM1340144v1, whole genome shotgun sequence, the genomic window CAAAAGTCTATAGATACTACTCATTAGAAAATATATGATTAACTAGTTGGTTTATTTCGAGAAGTTGTGGGCTTACTGTactttctttccttccttttcttaTTGCCGTGGTAACACAAACTGTTCCTTTGTGCCTGATTTAACGAAAATGTATCTCTCGAGCTATTTTACAAGCCCTATATCTTTCTCACACAAGTTCTTACTCCAAATCCCCAATTTTTCAACCTTAGTTAACCAAAGTCCCTGTTGGAGAAAAAGTTAAACTCTTTTCTTTCACTTCACATCGTTCCTTTACAAATTAATGTTCATTTTTCAATAAGACGGCACCCTGATTCTACTCTTTAtattctttacttttcttttgccATTTTGTAAACATACCTTAGGTCCTTAATATAAAGTGGTCTTTATATGATGATACTGAACTTTTGAGatatttgcttgtttttatgTCTGCATGGAAGTTGACACTATAATCTAAATACAAGAACGACATCGTGCTAAGGCATGCTCTGCAATTCATCTACTTTTTgtaaacaattttttaaaatttaatgattTGATTCTCTAAGTTGAAGCCTCAAATTTTTAACTCAGCAATTCCCATGTCCTCTTAAGTGACAATCGTGCATTAACACGGGCAGCTGAAGCCTTAATCATGGCTAAATATGCTTCTCTTTTTTCAGTGATACTCTTTTAATTAAATGTTTGCTGTTTCTTTTACcattcaaaaacaagaaaagctttcCTGTCCATAATGTGTTGGAGTATGCAAAAGCATGTCAAATGCTTATGTCTTAGTCTTCATCTTGATCTTCTTGAGTTTCGAGTGGTGGAGTATGCCTACGAGTGTCAAGTTTTTCCTCACCTGTTCTTTATGTGTTGAAGCATGCAAATGAGGAACAAAATTCCCCTCACGCAGTCCTAATATTTTGAAGTATGTAGGAGTGGTCAATATTCTCTGAAAGCCAATGTGATGCGAATAGGTTTCCTTTATTCTTCTCTAAAAATCTGTCATGTTCCTATTCTGTTGGAGTGTGAAAAAGTAGTTGCGAATTCACCTCAACATCATATGCTAGTGGGAGCTTTTTGCATCTGAAACAGTATTAAAACTTCTTTTGGGCTACTCTTGTATCATTTTGAGGGATCATAACGTAAGGCAAGACATATATTTCACTAAACCACCAATTGATTTGTTATGTACTTGTCGCAGCATTCTTTAACATGGTCAATTTGGTTTTGAACATATATTATGATTGATGTTTATTGGAGCACTGACCTGGTATGGTGTTCAGTATGCATAATGGTccgttgttttttttctttgctgatTCAGATATGGCCCCCTAAGACTGTTAAAGATTCAGCATCTCGACTTCATTCAAAGCTGAAGGAAGCAATTGTGCAGGTTTTTTTgctacagtttttttttttggcctacAGAATATTTACAATAATGACAATCTGACAACAATTTATCGATTTTTCATTTGTTAATTAATGTTCTGTTGCAGTTAACTTCCTTGGAAAGATTTGTTGTAGTATGTGTAAAGCATTAAATCTTTGCTTTGCACTAGCTTTtagtcttcttttttcttggtttaattttaaactttgCTGCTTTTAGCAATGAGTTATTGGGGCCAAGCATCGTTCAATCTCCAGTTATGCCCACAGCTAGGACAAGTGAGCGTATGAAGATTTAAGCCTTGATTGGTCTGAGAGACAATATTATGAGAAGGCTTCCCCGAAATTCCTTTTATGGCAGGACTTAGCTCTTTCCAGCCATTCCCTCCTAGGCATTCAGGGATAAGGATGGCCCAGTACCTCTCTGCCATCATCTCATTTAGGGACCACACTCTGCCTAAGTTGTTGGGTTGGAGTAACAGAACCCATTTCCTCGTATCAGATCTGTAGCTTCTATACCATGAAGATCTCAAGTCCTGAAGCCAGAACTCCTCCGTGGACCGCCATAGCCACTCCAGAGCCCCTTTGTCAAGGAATACGGAGGTTTTCTTACCCTTGGATCTCTCAGATATGTGCACCCACTTTTCACCCCTGCCCTCAAGCACAATGTCGAAAGATTTCTGCTCCATTATCACCAGAAACTTACTTTTTTTGAGACCAACAGCTTGCGCAACGCCCTTGCCCAAAGATGGGGACTTCCTAACAGCAGCTCGACCACTCTTGACAACACCCTTATCTGACCCACTATTCGTGAACAGCTTGAATCAGCCTTATGAGCAGTCTGGCTCTTAGTATTTCCGAATTCCATAGTCAAGCTCTGGTTGAGTGGGTATTGTTCTTATTTACTAGATTTTATTAAGTTCCCGAACATGTAATTCTGgtttgcacccccttggtgctgttAATAATACCTTTtctattccaaaaaaaaagcaATGAGTTATTGGGGGAAATGTTATCTTGGGGAGGGGGCAAGTCAAGGTTTTATTATAATCATCCCCTCTCGCTCTCCTCATCTCTAGCATTTGCCAACTTATTATTGTTCTCTTTTGCAGTTGTTATCTGGAGGATTGTTAACTCCCGCCGATACAATATAAACTTTCTTGTTCGGGAAACTTGTCTTATCATATATTTATGGAGCAATACTTCAACAGtggccttttttttaaaaaaaatttaaaaaatggaaGTGTCCTTTACAAGAGCTTTTTTAATGACGAGGAACCATGGGCCTTTGGCAAGAGCTTAAGCCAGTAGTGTTACATTTCCGGTGAATGAATTTGCATGTTCATAACTTCATATTTCTGTTGTGCAGACTGGTATGGAAAAGAACTTGTTTGGAAATCATCCAGTTTCATTGCCATCAGCAGAATCCCTTGCACCACCTCCTGCATTTGCCTCAGATCCTCTCGTTTCCGCATCTTCTAATGGAGGTGGGGAATACAATGTGAGCTCATCTCATTTGATGGCAAAAGATGAAACAAACACTAGCCAAGGATACTCAGCTGCGACCGAAGCAGGTTCTGTTAAACTTTCAGTGAAGGATATTGTGGAGATAGATGGGCCTAGTTCTGCAGGGAATTATGCTAAAAATTCTAGTCCTGTTGGTGTAAGAGACTCTTGCTAGTTTTTGCTTTTCTAGATAGCAATCTATAAAAATTCTTCTCTTAGTTCTTTTAATGCTTATATATTATCCTTGGTATGTGTATGGAAGTCATTTAGTTTgttatctatttagtattttatcTTACAGTCTTTTGTTGAAATATTGCCATGCCAACCAGCCTGGTGCAACAACACGAAAGGGTGCACTCCATGTAGACAGGCTGAATTCTGATATATCTTACTATGCAGATGATGAAGATGGGAGTCATAAGAAGTACTCTAGGAGGGGTGAGTATGAAGTTATGTTCATAATGCACGGAATAATCTACGGTATATGAAGCTTTAGTAATTATTTCCCTTTGCTATCTTAATATGAGCAAAGGTTCATTTGGAGTAATTGCATGCCATTTTTGTTTAAATGCACATCAAATTTAGCATGCGTGATGGTATGGTAAAAGTATCTCTTATTTGTTAACTTGGTGAAACATCAATCTTGTGGAAATGTATTGCCACTATTATGGGAGTGTGAAGATGGCCTGTTTTACATCAGGTGCTGGACCTCCCAAATATATATCTATGTAAAATGCAATTTTATTTTAAGCTTGTTTAATAGATGTTAATATATCATCTAACCTTTGGTGTTGCCTTAATACCTATTAAACATAATGATTGGGGTGTCTTGGAAGGACATTCTAGACCTTTCTGGAAAGAAGCTAGTAGATACACCAAATTCATGCTTTTTCCCTTCTCATGGTTTATCTAACGCATATGCATTTCATTGTTAAGAATAAATGTCAACCCAATTCTCAGATATTTACTCAGATGTGTTTCTGTTGTAGGTCCTTTCCGCCATAAGTTCCTCAGAGCTTTGCTTCCTTTTTGGTCCAGTGCACTTCCGACATTACCAGTGACTG contains:
- the LOC119983050 gene encoding zinc finger protein-like 1 homolog, which translates into the protein MVVCKCRKATKLYCFVHKVPVCGECICFPEHQICVVRTYAEWVIDGEYDWPPKCCSCQSVLEEGTGSQTTRLGCLHVTHTNCLVSHIKSFPPHTAPAGYVCPSCSTSIWPPKTVKDSASRLHSKLKEAIVQTGMEKNLFGNHPVSLPSAESLAPPPAFASDPLVSASSNGGGEYNVSSSHLMAKDETNTSQGYSAATEAGSVKLSVKDIVEIDGPSSAGNYAKNSSPVGPGATTRKGALHVDRLNSDISYYADDEDGSHKKYSRRGPFRHKFLRALLPFWSSALPTLPVTAPPPRKDGDDAAEGRVRHQRPSRMDPRKILLFIAIMACMATMGILYYRLAQRGFGEDQPEDEQQ